AATGGTTCACAACTTTTGATTTTTCTTTTATTGGGGAGAATGTATTGCCATTGTGCCGTGCCTACATGGCTTGATGAGCGTAAGATAGCGCTGATGGTTAGGAAAACAAGAAATTGTAGTTCTTCAGATAAGTTTGGGGCGATTTCTAGATATGCTTGCCTGATTTTAAATAGGCTTATTAATGTCTCATCTGTATAACACTTGTTGAGTAAAGTAGGAATTTTTTCTGGCAATTCTAGTTTAAAATTTGTAGCCAACTGCTTAATGTCATTAATTACTGCTAAAAAATTATATATATCTTCATTCCATGAAATCTTTCCTTTGGCAAGCCGATAAACAAAAGGATGTGCTTCAACTCCGTAAGAACTAACGCCTAACTTATCAGCAGCAATACAAACAGTACCAGAGCCTGCAAATGGATCAAGAATAATTTGAGGCTCTAAATCTTTGATTAATTCTTCAACCCAAGCGGCGGAAAAACCAGCAGAATAACGAAACCATCTATGGATAGGTAGTTTCATATTGTCGATGAAACTACCTGTTCTTTCTCTAACAATTTTTGCACAATCATCAGAACTGGGGTTGAACAGTTGAAGCTGAAAGGAGTTAGTCATTAAGAAACAATACAATTTGTTTTTGTGGCTCAGTCTGGGAAAGCTAAACCAGTCCTTGGGTCACGGATGTACAAACCTAGTGTAAGCGATCGCACCTAACAATTATAATCACTTTTATGCGTAGCTATTTTATCTTTTTCCCGTCACCATCATCCGAACTCCACCCTTCGGCGCAAGGGTAAAACCACGTCGTTGCAGTTTAACTGGTTTATCCTCTGCTAAGGCTAGTTGATAATTGGATAAAACTGTTGCTAAGACTAATTTTATCTCTAACAAAGCTAGGGCATATCCTAAACACCTCCGACTTCCACCGCCAAAGGGAATGTATTCTGAAGGGGAATATTGTCTTCCGATAAAACGTTCTGGCTGAAATTTTTGAGGATGCGGATACAAGTCTTCTCTATAATGCAATAGGTAAATACTCGGCAATAAAATAGTATCAGGTTCAAATTGGTATCCTGCAATATTAATTGATGATTTGGTAATGCGTGGAAAAAGTGTTGGCAGGACTGGATACATACGCATTGTTTCTTGAACAACTGCTGTTAAGTAAGGAAGTTGTGCAATTTCCATCGGGTAAGGATTTGCTCCTAAGATATCCAGTTCTCGCTGCAATTTTTCCAGCACATCTGAATTTTTGTGAATTTGATAAAAAGCCCACGCTAGTATTGTTGCCGTAGTTTCATGCCCAGCAAATAAAATCGTTAGCAATTCATATTTTAATTCCTCATCTGTCATGGGTTGCCCATTTTCATCAAGTGCTGCCATCATCAAACTCAAAACATCATCCCCTTTCCCATTATTTTTTGTTCTTTTATCGTCAATTTCTGCTTGGAGTAAATCGAGAATACAACGTTGTCTGTGTTTCATCCGCCCCCAAGGACTCCAGGTTCCCCAATCTTTTTGTAGGGATTGCAAAAATAGCATACTGGAACGCAAGGGGGAATCAATCATATCCAACCAAGCGGTCAATAGAGATTTAATTTGTTGATAGCGTTGCCCTTCACTTAAACCAAAGACAATTTGTAAAATCACCTCTAGGCTTACTTTCTGCATAGTAGAGCGAGCTACAAAAGGTTGCTCAATCTGCCATTCGTTAGCAAATTTCTTGGTAATTATACTGATTTTCTGAGCATAAATATTTAGCTTCTCTCCATGAAACGGTGGCATTAATAATTTTCTTTCCCGTCGATGGCGATCGCCATCTAATAACATTACAGAAGTTCGCCCAATGAGAGGTTCTGCAAGTTTATTTGCACGACCTATATCAAATTTAGAATCTTGGCTGAAAATTTCTTGAATAGCTTGGGGATTACCTACAATTACAAAGGAGCCAAGCCCACCCAATTGCATAGAGAAAATATCTCCATATTTTTGTCTATATTTTTGCTGAAATCTAATTGGATCACCAATCCAATTGATAAGTTGCCACCACGAAGGACTGCCAATGTAATTTGGTAATTGATTCAACATAATGTTTACTTTTTCCTCAAATGAAATTACAGGCAATCTCTTAGTGAAGGCGATGGCACTTTATAGTTCAGTCTGGAAAGGCCAGACCAGTTCTTGGGTCACGGATGTACAAACCTAGTGTAAGCGATCGCATCACCTCATCCCAAACAGGTATCAACTGCTCTGCTTGATCCACCCAATAATCGAATGTAATTAAGCATTGCACATTTGATCCCAAACCAATGCAAACCCGCGAAAAAGCTTCTCTTGGTTCTTCTTGAGTGTCGATAAACTTAATCTCTGTCCAGACAATTCTGGCGGTTTGGCGCTTGAGGCTAATGATTTCTCCTTTCTCAATTACATCACGGCTGTCATCTTCTACTACTTTCTTTAAAGTAGCTTTGAGGGGAAATAGACTCCAGTCGTTGGGGGGAAGTTGATTAAAAGATACTTCCAGACAGCAATCATCGTTAGGCGGTTTTTTATCGCTGAATTTGAAGGATTTATCTTGCGGCTCAAAATGCCAATCTTCGGGGACATTGAAGCGAACAGCACCCCGATTAGCAACAAATATTTTGTAACCTGATGGTGATTCCCAACGATGGTCAGGTTTTAGGTCTAGCGTTTCTTTAATCCACTGGAGATTGCTTTTTTTACGCTTTGCCATAGTCTTTTTGCAAATCTGCTATCATTGCGATGGAATCTGACCAGAGGTTATCGCCTAGTTTGTAGGCAATTCCCAACTTTGTTTCATAGTAGCAAATTGTCTATTTAGGGATGACTAAGTTTTTTGACTTGTCTGCAACAGCCAGTAGATGAAAGCGATCGCAAAAAATAAATCAATGCACCCGGACAATGCAAAGGTAAAACCTAGTTCGCCA
Above is a genomic segment from Nostoc sp. MS1 containing:
- a CDS encoding cytochrome P450, which translates into the protein MLNQLPNYIGSPSWWQLINWIGDPIRFQQKYRQKYGDIFSMQLGGLGSFVIVGNPQAIQEIFSQDSKFDIGRANKLAEPLIGRTSVMLLDGDRHRRERKLLMPPFHGEKLNIYAQKISIITKKFANEWQIEQPFVARSTMQKVSLEVILQIVFGLSEGQRYQQIKSLLTAWLDMIDSPLRSSMLFLQSLQKDWGTWSPWGRMKHRQRCILDLLQAEIDDKRTKNNGKGDDVLSLMMAALDENGQPMTDEELKYELLTILFAGHETTATILAWAFYQIHKNSDVLEKLQRELDILGANPYPMEIAQLPYLTAVVQETMRMYPVLPTLFPRITKSSINIAGYQFEPDTILLPSIYLLHYREDLYPHPQKFQPERFIGRQYSPSEYIPFGGGSRRCLGYALALLEIKLVLATVLSNYQLALAEDKPVKLQRRGFTLAPKGGVRMMVTGKR